TGagcagggaggcagagactggagtgatgcggtCACCAGCCAAGGGGCCCTGGCAGCCCCCATAAGCAGGGCGAGGCCAGGAGTGGATCAGCTCCTCCAGCCCTGCAGACACCTCGCCTTCACCCCTGTGACGTTGCACGTCTGGGCTCCAGACCTGTGAGCGGCGTAAAtgtgttgttttcagccaccAGGTATGAGGTGACTTGTCACAGCAGCCTCAGGAAACGAATACAGAAGCAGCCGCCGACCCAGCTGTGCAGGTCTAGATGCAGGCCAGACCCTCGGCCTGCCTGACCCCCAGCTGCTGCAGAGGCTTCGCCAGGCGTGGTCCCCAGAGCCAGTGTGGGGTGAGGGGCTGGCCCAGCCTGGGGTGACCACGGAAGCTCAGGAGAGGAGAGCCCATCCTTTGGCCCTGTCAGTGGTGAAACGGGGACACACTTCTCTGGGGAGCTGGGGGATGGATTTTTGGAATCCGAAATCTTGGGGCACATGAGAACGAGGGCCTGTCACCACCCTGCCGGCTTGTGGGAAATGGGAACAGATCCACCCCAGGCACCGTGAGCCGGAAGGGGGAACAAGGCTATTTTGAAGACAAAGAATCCCTGGAGGCAGGTGCAAGGGGCCGCTGGAGTGGCCAGGACCCCAAGCGCTGCTGGGGACCCACGGATGACCGCCTCCCCTCCTCTTGGCTTCCGCATCACCTGTCTTTCCCACAGTCAGTGTTCTCCGGTCCCCAGGCAGCGCGGGGAGAGGTGGCCCCAAAGTCAGCTCCCAAGATGCGTCCACTGTGATTGCTTGGGCCAAGGCGCCAGACCCTGCTCAGGAGAAGAACAAGCATCATGAGGATGTGGAGACACTGGGACCCTTGTGCGTTGTTGCTGGGAAGGCAACGTGGTGCCGCTGCTGTGGGAGAGATGGCAGATCCTCGCCAAATGACACATGCAAGTACCACAGGCTCCAGCCATTCTACCTGTCAGGAGCCACCCAGAAGAGCCAACAGCAGGGTTTCAAAGAGGCATTTGTACAGCCGTGTTCATGGCCGCGTTACAGCAGCAGTTAAAACACGCAAGCACCTATGCGTCCACCCACAGGTGAAGCGAATGGGTGAAGAAAATGAGTAGTATCCTACCCTAAACAGGAAGGAAACTCTGAAGGTcgtgaatgaaccttgaggatatcatgctaagtgaaataagccagacataaaagacaAACACTGCCCGATTCCACTCACGAGGTGCTGGGCGTTgccaaattcagagacagaaagcagaatggtggtgccaggggctgggggagggggttgGGGAGTTGTTTCATGGgctcagagtttcagttttacaggaggaaaagagttctggaaatggaCTGTGGTGACGTTTGCACAACACCGTGAATCTGCTTAATGCTAATGGCACGTACCCTTAAGATGGTGGAGATGGGGCATGCggggcggctcacacctgtaatcgcagcaccttgggagtctgaggcgggaggattgcttcaggccaggattttgagaccagcgtggtcaatatagtgagactccatctctacaaaaaataaaaataaatcaagccaggtgtggtggctcacacctgtaatcccagcactttgggaggctgaggcaagagtattgcttgaggctaggagttcaagaccagtctgggcaacatagtgagactttgtctctacaaaaagtaagaaaattagctggatatagtggtgtgcacctggagCCCTAgcttcctgggaggtggaggtgggagaagcacttgagcctgggaggtggaggctgcagggaaccaacatcacatcactacactccagcctgggcgacagagtgagactctgtctcaacaagcaaacaaacaaaaaatcaaaatccgctgagtgtggtggctctcacctctagtcccagctgcttgggagtctgaggtgggaggattgtgtgagctcaggagttcgagaccagcctgggcaacatggcaagacagtGTCTTTACCGCCAccaaaaaaggaattaatttcaaaatttttttaaaaagaaaatgtatttcccaTTAAAATTACTTCCATGATGAccaacaaaacacaacacaaccaAACTCCAGATTTATAATGCAAAAATCCCCCAAACAAAATAGTCAAGAAAAAGTGTAAGcgacacgcctgtaatcccagcactttgggaggccaaggcaggtggatcacaaggtcaggagatcaagaccatcctggctaacacggtgaaaccccatctctactaaaaatacaaaaaattagccggacgaggtggcggcgcctgtagtcccagctactcgggaggctgaggcaggagaatggtgtgaaccagcgaggcggagcttgcagtgagctgagatcacacctctgcactccagcctgggcgacagagtgagactctgtctcggaaaaaaaaaaaaaaagtgtaaatgaACAGAACAATGTGAATGCGTGCACCTGTTCATGACAGTCAGCAAGCCACACTGTCTGCAGGTGCGGAGGAGGCCGCAGTAGCTCCGGGTGGCTGAGGGATAAGACATGCTATCAGCCATGGCAAAGGAATCCCAGGACACTGCCTGAAGAGTCAGGTCTTCCCACCCAGGAGCCGGTTTACCATGCATGCCAGCTACgctttacaaaataaaagagagGCTTTGCACCAACGAATGCTGAGATCAGCCATGAACCAAAAAGTGAGTCACTCAATGCTCGATGCCTGGGGTCAAAAAATAGACGGGGAAAAAAAGGGCTAAAAGTAAATTAATGTATGTATCATTTACAAAACTTTTCAAAAAGTGTTTTGCTCTCCATCTGTCATACTTCTGCAGTGACAGACAAGTGAGGACATTTAGAGAGACTCTGGAATAAACCAGGCCCATCCACTGGTGTCCAGGCTAGTTTCGAAGACAGAAAAACGCCCCAGTTCTGTTTGCACGATGGCTGCCTGTGGCCCCGCCAGCGAGGTGGCCAGGCGTGAGGCCTGACCGTCTCTGGCgcctccacctcggcctccccaagccCAGAAGGCACCCACGAGGACCCTCATTGCCTGACATTGCCACGGTCTGGGATCACCGACCTGTGCCGCCCGCGCACCTGCTCTGGCGCGAGGGAACCTCCGCCTTACCAGGGCCCAGCCCTGCAGTGAGGCCCATGGGGTCAGACCGCAAAGTGAAGGTGCGGGCCGGGTGGGCCTCGGGGAGACAAAGGCCAGGCCCGCCTGCTCGCAGAAGGCCCAGCTCTGGGTCCCAGCCCCTGCCAAGAGGAAGTACCCCAGGCAGGGAAGGGGTCACTGGCTTCCCAGGGCCCGCCGGCCGCAGCAGGAAGTTGGCCAGGGCTCGGCCATGAGCGGAGCGGGGAGGGCTTCTCCGGAGCATGGGCGAGGCCGGCCCTGGAGGGGCGAGGACCGGGTATATGAAGCCTCGTGGCCAGGCCCGGGCATCCGCAGGTCCCCAGCGCGCCCCGAGCCCCTGCGCCATGAAGCTCGCCGCCGCCCTCCTGGGGCTCTGCGTGGCCCTGTCCTGCGGCTCCGGTGAGCGCCCTGGGCTCCTGGCCCGCACGGTGGGGCCTGAGGCCTCGGCGCCCGCTGTGCCCCGCCCCTGCCTGCGCGGATCCTGGATCCCAGGGTCCTTCCAGCCTCGCCCAGCGCCCGGAGGGCTCCGCCACCCCGCGGCCGGTCCCGGGGCCCCGCGCCTGCGCTCCCCGCGCCTGCAGCCCTAGGCCTCCCTCCTCTCAGGGctctctccagcctccagccagGACAGGGGCCGCCCGTGGCCTGGGGACGGCCGTCTGTCCCCTGTCTGGCCACCGTCCCCTCATCCTGCAAGGTGCAGCGCGAGTGTCCCCTCCTTGGGGGCCCGCCCTGGAGCCTGCACAGAGTTCACCGGTCCTCCGGCCACCCTCAGGCCACTCCGGTGTCCCTGCAGCGTGTCCTCGCGGGGCCGCCTCCCCAGGCCCCCTGTGTCCCGGGCTCGGCGCAGGACGGAGAGGGCGGTCAGGGAGCCGGGCAGGGCGCGACGGTTCCTGGGCGCCCTCCGCGGGGGCGCGTCCTGGGCCCGCCTTCTGGGGACCCCCGCGCGCAGGCGGTGACCCCTCCCTGTTTGCTTGCAGCTGCTGCTTTCTTTGTGGGTTCGGCCAAGCATGTGGCCCAGCCTGTCAATGAGCTGGAGTCGGGAGCAGAGGCCGCGGCCGGGACCCTGGCCAACCCCCTGGGCACCGCGGCCGACACCCTCGGCGCCCTCAACCCCCTCGGCACCCTCAACCTGCTGAAACTCCTGCTGGCAAGCCTGGGCATCCCCGTGAACCACCTCGTAGAGGGCTCCCAGAAGTGTGTGGCTGAGCTGGGCCCCGAGGCCATGGGGGCACTGAAGACGCTGCTGGTAACGTGGGCACCCCGGGAACCTTCCTGCACCGGCGTCCCTTCCCGGCCAGCCTCAAAATTGCACCAGGGGTGTCCAGGCCCTAGTCACGGCTGTTTCCTGTCCGGCCCTCCAAGCCCTGTCCCTGGGATAAGCCTGGGTCTCCCGGTGGGAACTGGGTGGGGCGCATCCGAGCTGCAGGGGCGGGGAAGGCCGAGGTGGCCCCGCGCGGGTGCGCGTCCCGGGAGACGCCAGCGGACCCGCCCCGCTCCCACTCCCGGCAGAGCCGGCCGCTGCCGCGCCCTCGCCTGAGTTCTTGGGGGCAGGGTTGGGGCCCTCAAGCTcggcctctgctttccagggggTCCTGACGATGTTTGGCTGAGCCGACTGGAGCAGCTACACCTGAGGACAAGCCGCTGCCCATCCGCGGGGGCTGAAAACCCCACTGCGGGGCGGACCGTCCCGTCCCCTTCCCCGGCCCCTCTCAATAAACGTGGTTAAGAGCAGCCTGAGCCTGATATTTTCTCACCCAAATGCTGATGCCTGTGGGGGACCGAGGGTGCCAAGTCCCAGATTttgtgagggagggagagagggagagagggagggtgcGAGAGTCTGCGGGTGGCACAGAGAGGGGGCCAGCGTCAGAGGTCAACTGGATTTGGAAGCAAAACGGACGTCTTTCTTCCTGTtgaagaaggaataaaataactaaataactaaTTTAgaataactaataataaagtaACTGTTGAAGAAGCATAAAAATTATCTACTCCTTGAAGACTGGCGAGAATGCAAACGCGCCAAACCCATTTGTTGctaaaatttgaaagtttttattttttttccctctgtaatTGTAGATTTCTTCCTCGGAAATGGGGAAGGAATGAGGGCTTCAGGAAATTCGCTGCTGGGCTTGTTTTCCCTGTGGTTTCTGCTGGTTTTGTTCACATAATCTAGCGGCTTTGATTCCTTCTGCTCTACCAGAGAGACCACCTTTTCTCCACTGATCCGAGTGCTGCTGGGAAGGTGCCCAGGGAACCCAGACATCCACGTCCATTTCAGGGGAAGCTTCCCAGTAAACTTCCTTGCCGGGAAAAATGACTCTGCTCCAGGTGACTTGAGCAGGGCTTCTCCCCCCCACCATCGTGAATATTCacacaagatttaaaaaatttttttggttgggcacagtggcgcacacctgtaatcccagtactttgagaagccgaggcaggtggatcacttgagtccaggagtttgaaaccggcctgggcaacatgaggaaactccgtctctacaaaaaatacaaaaactgggggggcgcggtggctcatgcgtgtaatcccagcattttgggaggctgaggagggtgggtcacgaggtcaagagatcgagaccatcctcaccaacatgatgaaacctcctctctactaaaaatacaaaaattagctgggcatggtggctcgagcctgtagtcccagctactcaggaggtagaggcagaagaatcacttgaacctgggaggcggatattgtagtgagccaagatggtagctgggcgcagtggctcacacctgtaatcccagcactttgggaggccgaggtgggcggatcacttgaggttgggagtttgagaccaaccctgaccaacatgggaaaaccccatctctactaaaaatacaaaattagccgggtgtagtggcacacgcctgtaatcccagctgctcgggagactgaggcaggagaattacttgaacccaggaggtggaggttgcggtgagctggagattgcgccactgcactccagcctgggcaacaagagtgaaactccatgtaaaaacaaaacaaaacaaaacaagatcgtgtcactgcactccagcctggtgacagagtgagactccgtctaaaacaaaacaaaacaaaaataccaaagttttccgggcatggtggcctgtgcctgtaatcccagctactcgggaggctgaggtgggaggatcacttgaaccagagaggtcaggctgcagtgagccgtgattgcaccactgcactccagcctggtcagcagagagataccccatctcaaaatacatacataatacagtaaaataaaaagtttggctATTTTGATGAGTTTACAAGCAAACCACAACAGGGAAGAAGCCACCTGGATCCAGATGCCATGAAATCTCATCCACGCATTGCCCCCAAGGCCCTGCAGGGCTGTGAATCTTCACGGGGTGGGGAAGGCTTTTGTCTGGACAACAGTGAACCAAGAGTGAGAATCACAAGGTCATGGGGACACTGACCCCACCATGACCCCAGGCCCACCTCCCCTAGTATTATATATCCAGGCTTTTTGCAGGTTGTCTGCTAACAATTCCTTAACTAACTGGATTAAAACATCCAGGTAAATCATTATGAGAACATGGTAGAGCTTGTTGGAACTGACGGTGGGTGGGCTGTGGTACTATCCCGAGATGGCCCTGCTACCCTCCACCCCTGGAATCTTTCCAGGAAAACGACAGGGGGAAAGCAAAGTGCTTAGTAAAAAAGGGAAACTGCGAATACCAGTTGAAGTTCCAAGACCAGCTGCAACGTCTAGCTTCCTTCCTTCTGTAGATTCCTGGAGGAGAGACCAACATAACCCTGGAGGTGCTGGTCCCAAAGATACTGTTCGTCAGTGAGCAGGTATATGCAGACCTGCTCCCAAAGACCCAGGGAGCTAAGGGGCTGAAGAAAGAGTCTGACAagttcagtttctcataaataaacatttaatagggACTTAAAACCAGAAGCCATGTCTCGGGTGGACTTGTGGTGGTGCATCCCCCGCGGTCGACTCCCAGCCGCAGGGTGTGTATCACGGGGAAAAGGTACACATGCTTCAGCAGGGATGTGTGAGACAACAAAAGTCGACCCCTCAAAGGCAAGAGCGCTatggccaaagtgctgggactgagGCATGACCTATGGCGCCCAGCCCAaggataaaatgttttaaaatggttactatttgaaaaatattttatattgccaCAAAAGACCAAACGCAAATTCTTTAAAGCAGCCTCTAAAAGTGGAAGTTAGGACAACAAATAAACTTAACTTGGTTTCTAATGGGGGCCTAACCACCAAGGAACTATTCTAAGTAATGTAAAAATGTAGTAATTTAATTTACGCCCTGGGATGGGTCCACCCCAAGGACAAGAGGaactgtgaaaataattttaaacttctcTTATTGGCGGCATTGCTCTACTGAGGCCCTTCTGTGCATATTCTGTGACAACTCAGATGTGTAATCAAGTTACCGTCATTGAAGTCAGATTTCTGGCAAAGTTAAAAGAAGATGCTGATGATGTAAGAGTAAGTAAAACCTTAAGGCTCGAGATCACACTTGGAAGTATAATTGTAAATGCCTGATGTTTTTAGacgtggagtctcactctgtcacccaggctggagtgtaatgatgcgatcacagctcaccgcagccttgaactcctgggctcaggtgatcctcccacctcagcctcccaagtagctggtactataggtctgaaccactgtacccagcttttttttttttttttttttttaatttatggctggcatggtggctaaacccagcactttgggaggtcgaggcaagaggatcccttgagcccaggagttcaagatcacccttgAACAAGGGCAACAAGGTAAGACTttgtacagaatattttaaaaattagctgggtgtggtggcgcatgtctgtagtcccagctacttgggaggcttaggtgagaggatcacttgagcccagaaagcgagctgtgattgtgccactgtactccagcctgggtgacagagtgagactccttctctgggtgacaaagcaagccCCTGtcccaccccccccaaaaaaaaacaccccagcattaacaggagtttggaagaagctgattccaGTCTAATGGATAACCAAGGGGTTCAAGGCTTCAGgtagtaactgcagatgtggtagaaataacaAGAGAACTTGAATCAGAAGTGAATCCTGACTGAAGATGTGGCTGCACTGCTGCAACcgcatgataaaacttgaacaggtGAGGAGTGGAGTGAGGAGTTACtccttatggatgagcaaagaaagtggtttattgagatggaatctcctcCCAGTGAAGAGGCTGCGAACTTCACTGAAATGACCACATAGGAGGTTTTTAGAAGAGTACACAAACTTAGTTGACAAAGCAGCAGCCGGTTTTGAGGGGAttaactccaattttgaaagaagttctactgtgagtaaaattctatcaaacagcattgcatgcaacatagagaaatcttttgtgaaaggaagagtcaatgctgcaaacttcattgtcttattttaagaagttgCCACAGCCGCCCCAACTTTctgcaaccaccaccctgatcagtcagcagccatcaacattgagacAAGATCCTCTACCAGCAAAACGATTAtcactcactgaaggctcagatttgtaggcaataaagtattttaaaattaaggcatGTTCCTTAAGACATAAAGCTATTGCATACTGAATAGACCACACTAtcgtgtaaacataacttttacatgcactgagaaaccaaaaaGTTCACAACTTGCTTTACTGCAGTGGCCAGAAACAAAGCCCTCAATATCTCTGAGGTACGCCTGAATTCAGCTGTCCCAGCACTCTTCATTGAGGATGCTATGAGATATCTTGGCAAGTTTGTCACAGATCAATTGACCAGAAATGTAAGGGCTTATTTCTTGGGATTTAAATTCTATTCTATTGACCAATATGCTATCCTTATGCTAgaaccacactgtcttgattactgtagctttgtaattaGTTTTAAAATCAGGATGTTTTAGTCCTCCAACTTTGACCCTCTTCAAGACTGTTTGGCTATTTTGGAGGTCCCTTGGATTTCCATATGACTTTAAAGATTAGATTGTCAATTTCTGcaacaaacaaaaagtcagcTGGGATTCTGATAgagactgcattgaatctgtagatcaatttaggGAATATTGCCATCTTAATATTATCCTCCAGTCCAAGAACATGAATTCCTTGCTTTCTTGGGAGAAAGTcttagtctttcaccattaactATAATATCAACTGTAGGTTCAGATTGAGGAAGTTctcggttttttgtttttgaatggaGAGTAAGTTTTGTCAATGATCCTAtgcttttgtcctttattttactGATACAATGCATCACATTAattggataaatcccacttggtcatggtgcaAAATCCTTTTTTATATGTCGCTGAATCCTATTTTGCTAGTatgtttttgaggatttttggatCTATATTTAAGTGATTGGTATGTAGTTTTCTTTGagatatctttgtctggttttgatatcagggtaatactgacctCATAGAAAGAGTTAAAAAGTGTTCCCTCTTCTACTTTTTGAAGTTTGTGAGGAATTGGTATCAACTTGATAgcattcaccagtgaagccatcagggcctatgcttttcattttgtagttttttcCATTACTAATTCAATCTTTTTATTGCTGTacatctattcagattttcttttcttcttgagtcagttttggtagtaTCTTTCTAGGAATCTATCCATGTCATCTACATTGTCTAATTCATTGGCATACAATTGTCCATAGCATTCCATAGTAATCCTTTTTATTCTATAAAGGTTGGTAGTAATGTCTCCCTTTCATTcttgattttagtaatttaagCAGTTTTTTATGTTCAGACTACTTAAAGGCTCATTAATTTTGCTGATCTTTCCAAAGAATCAGTCTTTGATTctctactgttttttgtttgtttgtttgttttgcttagtttgtttgtttgaggcagtctccctctctcgccaggctggagtgcagtggcgcgatctcggctcactgcaacctctgcctcccgggttcaagcaattctcctgccttagcttcctgagtagctgggactacaggcgtgcaccaccacacccagctaatttttctatttttagtagagacggggtttcaccatgttggccaggctggtctccagctcccgacctcgtgatctgcccacctcggcctcccaaagtgttgggattataggcgtgagccaccacgcctggccctatactgtttttctattctctaattCATGATTTTTTGCTCTAGTTCTAAttacttccttctttctgcttgctttgggtttggtttaccATTTTCCAGTGTCTTAAGTTGAAAAGAGGATTTAAgatcttttttcaatttttgagatggagtcttcctctgtcacccaggatggagtgcagtggtgtgatctctcggcctcccgggttcacaccattctcctgcctcagcctcccgagtagctgggactacaggtgcctgtcaccacacctggttaatttttttttttttttttttgtatttttagtagagatgggatttcaccatgttagccacgatggtctcgatctcctgacctcgtgatccgcccgcctcggcctcccaaagtgctgggagccaccgtgcgtggccccaaaatcttttaaaatgtttataaatttaagTATTGCTTTCACTGCATCCCATGTTTTCGTatattgtcttttcatttatttcaaagtattttcaaacTTCCCTGGTTTCACTTCGATTGGATAATAtatttggtatgatttcaatccTTTTGAGCTTATTATGGCTTGTTTTATAGCATCGCATATGATCTGTCCTAGAGAATATTTCATGTACACCCGGGAGAAATGTATATTCTGGTATTGTTTTACTTGTCTATCAGGTTCAGTTGGTGTTTCCTATTCACATCGATTAATGCCTAGCTGTTCTATTGAGATAAAGGTACTgaaatttccatttattattGCTGAATTGTCAATTTCTCCCTTCCATTCTGTTAGCTTTTGCTTCCTGTAGTTTGGAgctttgttgtttgttgttgcttATCATTAGAAGATATCCTTCTTTATCTCTAGGAACATTTTGTTTCCTAGTCTATTTTGCCTGACATTAGTATAGCTCCAATTTTTATAGTTCCTGTTTGCATATCTTCTTCCATCCTTGTACTCTCAGCCTATGTGTAACCTTTACATCTAAAGTGCATCTCCTATAAATATCATATAGCTGAATCTTAAAAATTGATTCACATACCAAAGTTGTACCAAATATACTTGTTTATAACTGAATAAAATCCCCAAAAtcattaaaaaagtttttttggaCCCACATCAACCAACCTGCTATTTCCGTTTTACGGGAATCTATTGAACTTTGTAGCAAAAGTATTTGTTTCTAAGTACTCACGAATTCTTGCGTTGACTCTAGAAGATGAACATCAAATTCAAAGCAGtaatgcataatttaaaaaactctaaattttatttttttgagacagggtctccctgtattgctcaggctggtcttaaactcccaacctcgagcagtccttctgccttgaccttcccgagtgctgggattacagatgtgagccaccatgcttggcagcTACTCTAAGTAAATGTATCAACAGTGTGTGCTTCAAATTTTACTTGTAGTTTTTGCAACTTATAAAATGTTAAactacaattaaaattttaaatgtcagaaAATGCGTCAAATTCATATTCTTGATTTGCATTATAAAGTTTCAATTTCAACATAAATTCTTGTACCTGTCTGTGAACATCACAAATAAGCTTCTCCTTTCCTTGGAGCTTCACCTTTAGTTCATTCATTGTCAGTGTGATATTGGTGAGAAGATCTGCACCATAGACTGACGTATTTTGCTTTAGATTATTGCATACATGATAGCATTCCTTTTGTTGCAAAAGAATCTTAAATTGGAATCAACAGAACAATGAATCACTAAAACTCCTTCAGAATTCAGCAAATAATAATTAGCAAAGACATGATCTttaaacttatttattattattttttgagataaagtctcactcttgtcgcccaggctggagtgcagtggcatga
The Chlorocebus sabaeus isolate Y175 chromosome 23, mChlSab1.0.hap1, whole genome shotgun sequence DNA segment above includes these coding regions:
- the SCGB3A1 gene encoding secretoglobin family 3A member 1, which codes for MGEAGPGGARTGYMKPRGQARASAGPQRAPSPCAMKLAAALLGLCVALSCGSAAAFFVGSAKHVAQPVNELESGAEAAAGTLANPLGTAADTLGALNPLGTLNLLKLLLASLGIPVNHLVEGSQKCVAELGPEAMGALKTLLGVLTMFG